Proteins encoded together in one Lathyrus oleraceus cultivar Zhongwan6 chromosome 5, CAAS_Psat_ZW6_1.0, whole genome shotgun sequence window:
- the LOC127082107 gene encoding uncharacterized protein LOC127082107 — protein MVNRDQDTDEVIHRVRRENMMENDLTSMIERIMTQNGLNTGLRRTNYSSPLSEYVLQTKLPRGCKIPKFTKFSEDTSESTIEHIARYMTEAGDLVNSEDLRMKYFPSSLTKNAFTWFTTLPPNSIDAWPQLERLFHEQFYMGQTKISLKELASIKRKFTEPIDDYLNRSRLLKSRCFTIVPEHELVEMAAGGLDYSIRKKLDTQHLRDMAQLADRVRQVERLKSEKARANKNYKKERVSYVEFEDEESEIAEDPYGLEEFEVDLAELKEAPPYACKLLTPSNGRNPVETEKNERFPKKTYTFDVTKCDENFDLLVKDGQMIVPTNIKIPPLEQRKKRGFYKYHSFLGHKTSECFLFRDLIQNAIRDGRLKFVDKGKNQMKVDTDPINVAETNYAEPVEINMVDVREVKAVKATGTGGYTLDGK, from the coding sequence ATGGTTAATAGAGACCAGGACACAGACGAAGTAATTCATAGGGTCAGGCGGGAAAACATGATGGAAAATGACCTAACCAGTATGATAGAGAGAATCATGACCCAGAATGGTCTGAACACAGGACTTCGACGGACAAATTATTCTTCTCCTTTATCAGAATATGTCCTGCAAACAAAATTACCAAGGGGTTGTAAAatccctaagttcaccaaattctcagAGGATACTAGTGAATCCACTATAGAGCATATAGCCAGATACATGACTGAGGCAGGGGATTTGGTGAACAGTGAGGACTTGAGAATGaaatatttccctagttcttTAACAAAGAACGCCTTCACGTGGTTTACGACTTTGCCACCAAATTCCATAGATGCTTGGCCCCAGTTAGAAAGATTGtttcatgaacaattctacatgggccAAACTAAGATAAGCCTTAAGGAATTAGCCAGCATCAAGAGAAAATTCACCGAACCTATAGATGATTATCTGAATAGGTCCCGTTTGTTGAAATCTAGATGCTTTACAATAGTGCCTGAACacgagttggtcgaaatggccgctggAGGTCTGGACTATTCCATCAGGAAAAAGTTAGATACCCAGCATCTAAGAGACATGGCCCAGTTAGCAGATAGGGTTCGACAGGTCGAACGATTAAAATCTGAAAAGGCCAGAGCGAATAAGAATTATAAGAAAGAGAGGGTTTCTTATGTCGAATTCGAAGACGAAGAGTCTGAAATTGCTGAAGACCCCTATGGTCTTGAGGAATTCGAAGTAGATTTGGCAGAATTAAAAGAAGCACCACCCTACGCCTGCAAATTACTTACACCTTCGAATGGTAGAAATCCTGTCGAAACTGAAAAGAACGAGAGATTTCCCAAAAAGACTTACACATTTGATGTTACCAAATGTGACGAGAACTTCGATTTATTAGTAAAAGATGGCCAAATGATAGTGCCTACTAATATCAAGATTCCTCCGTTAGAACAACGAAAGAAAAGAGGTTTCTATAAATATCACAGTTTTTTAGGCCATAAAACTTCAGAAtgctttcttttcagggatcttattCAGAATGCAATTAGAGATGGCCGCCTCAAGTTCGTTGACAAAGGGAAAAACCAGATGAAAGTTGATACTGATCCCATTAACGTTGCTGAGACAAACTATGCTGAACCTGTCGAAATCAACATGGTTGACGTAAGGGAAGTGAAGGCTGTAAAAGCAACAGGAACTGGAGGCTACACGCTGGATGGAAAGTAG